The genomic segment CTGCTACGGGTAATACGAAGGTCGACTGCCCGCCAAATGTCAATGCGGATTCCGGCCCTGACATCGGGTCCCCCAAGGAGGTCCATGGGCCAAAGGGAGCCGTGGCGCGGTGCAGTTCGGCCCTGTTGGGAGCCCATCCCGTGCATCCGCTGGTGATAAGATAATAATATTTACCCTGCTTAAACATGGCCGGAGCTTCCCGATGATTCCGGAAAAGCAATGAATCCCTGCGGGTTGGCTGTAAGAAATCGTCGGTCAGCTGTACCAGACGCAAGGCATAATTTTCATCTGAAGAATAAATCTGGTAAGCATGGCCATCCTCATCCACAAAGAGTCCCATATCACGGGACATATTTCCATTGGGCCGGAAGCTATGTACAAACTGAAAAGGTCCTATGGGCGAATCGCTCACGGCCACTGCAGCGCGGGCTGCCGCATAACCTTTACCCTTCAGCTCCAGATGGAACCACATCACATATTTTTTAGAACTGGCGTTATAGATAACCTTGGGTCTCTCCATCAGGCAGCCGCGGGCGATATCGCTTTGGCCGTCGTCGACCGGTGACAGCGCCAGATTTTCGAATGTCCAATGGTAGAGATCTTTGGAAGAGTACACATTCACTCCCTGTGATTCTTCGCGACCGCGCTTTTCGCCGTACCAATAATAGGTCCCCTGATCGTATAAAATGCCACCACCATGTGCATTGATCATCTGGCCTGCTTCATCGTACCAGCGTTCACCGGGCTTGAAAGCCGTCCGTTCGGTTTTCTGTTTTTTCTGGTAAACCCGCACATAATCTATTTCATACTTTGCAGGCAGCAGAGCCGGATCAATAGGTCCGCCATTCATACCGCCCAGAGCAAGGTTGAGCAATAGATAATGTGGTTGTCTGAACGGATTGAAGCCCGAGCCATCGCGGTTGTACAGCTGGTCCATTGGTACACGGTTGAGCAACATATCGTCCACATACAGGGCTATGCCCTGTTCGTCCCAGAGCATGCGCCAGGTATGAAATTCACGGGCCCAGGAGGCGCCCCCCAGATCGGCAACAGCTTTGCGCTGGCCAAACCAGTGTGCTTTCCAGCGCTGGTCTGTGCCTGTGGCAATATTGGCCAGGATGTCGCCCTTATAATATTCCATAATGTCAATTTCGCCGTTCGATGGCCACTCTTTATCCACTCCGAGGGTCCAGAAAGCCGGCCAGAGTCCACTGCCCACCGGTATCCGCGCCCGCATCTCAAACAAGCCAAACTGCCAGCTATGCTTGCCTGAGGTGTTGATCGATGCCGAGCTGTACCTGATTTTCCTGTCCGCATGCGGCCACTGTGTACGGCCGGCAACATATTGCGGATTAGGCCTATTTTCTTTTCTTGCCTCAATGACCAGCAGTCCATCCTTACAATAGGCATTCTGCTTTTGATACCACTGCGCTTCCTGGTTACGTTTAAATCCTTCTTCAAAGTTCCAGTTGTCTTCACTGACCGCACCATCAATATTGAATTCGTCGGTCCAGACCAAGGTGTAGTCCGCGGGAACCGGACTTTGGCTCAGGACGTTCTGCGGAAGCAGGAAAAGATAAATGAGCAAACAGGTAAAGAGATTATTTTTCATTATTCAACAGCATTTAATGGATGATATCATTTTAGTTTTTACAAAACTATCTGCATCCACAAAAGAAATGGCGGGAGATATTCCGCAAAAAAAGGGGGTATTTTCGTATTTACGTCATTTTGCTTTTACAAATACCGCCTGTGCCAGCCATCTGGTTGTCGCTTTATCAGTTGCTGCTCCGCTGCCGTTATTTTTTCCTTGTCATCCAGCCAACATATATGGACGACTGAAAAAATCTGACAGGCTGTTCCAGGCCAGCTTCTTCACATAACTCAGAAAGACGACCCTCCGAAACATACTTTAGTTCATGGGTGATTCTATGCATCCTGTGCTGGATTTGTGCCTCTTCGAGACCATCTGGCAGCAAAAGC from the Sphingobacterium thalpophilum genome contains:
- a CDS encoding family 43 glycosylhydrolase; amino-acid sequence: MKNNLFTCLLIYLFLLPQNVLSQSPVPADYTLVWTDEFNIDGAVSEDNWNFEEGFKRNQEAQWYQKQNAYCKDGLLVIEARKENRPNPQYVAGRTQWPHADRKIRYSSASINTSGKHSWQFGLFEMRARIPVGSGLWPAFWTLGVDKEWPSNGEIDIMEYYKGDILANIATGTDQRWKAHWFGQRKAVADLGGASWAREFHTWRMLWDEQGIALYVDDMLLNRVPMDQLYNRDGSGFNPFRQPHYLLLNLALGGMNGGPIDPALLPAKYEIDYVRVYQKKQKTERTAFKPGERWYDEAGQMINAHGGGILYDQGTYYWYGEKRGREESQGVNVYSSKDLYHWTFENLALSPVDDGQSDIARGCLMERPKVIYNASSKKYVMWFHLELKGKGYAAARAAVAVSDSPIGPFQFVHSFRPNGNMSRDMGLFVDEDGHAYQIYSSDENYALRLVQLTDDFLQPTRRDSLLFRNHREAPAMFKQGKYYYLITSGCTGWAPNRAELHRATAPFGPWTSLGDPMSGPESALTFGGQSTFVLPVAGKKDAFIFMADRWNPKNLMDSRYIWLPVQMQEGKVSISWKPEWSLTVFD